CTGTAAGTAATCTTCGTCTGAAAAAAACGCTCAGACATTTCTTTACTTGGAAAGTGGATCGTAAAGACCCGGTTGATTGGTTTGTCCGTTTCAGATTTCAGCACTTCACTGACGATAAAGTCAAACCCAAATCCGCCCTGATATAAGCGCAA
The Pseudoalteromonas viridis DNA segment above includes these coding regions:
- a CDS encoding DUF1330 domain-containing protein codes for the protein MYEYLVGLAVSDDRVYAQYRAAMKPILRLYQGGFGFDFIVSEVLKSETDKPINRVFTIHFPSKEMSERFFQTKITYR